The DNA region AACTGGGATGGCCATGAAGACGTCAGGGAAAATCACACACGTGAAGCCGGTCGCCTGGACCAGCCGGTCGCAGCGTTGCTGAAGGATCTGCGGCAGCGCGGGATGCTGGACGACACGCTGGTGCTGTGGACGACCGAATTCGGCCGGACACCATTCACTCAGTCGGGAGCCGACAGTATCGGCACCGGTCGCGATCACAACATGTATGGCTTTTCCATATGGATGGCGGGCGCCGGTCTGAAGCGCGGACTGGCCTACGGCGAAACCGACGACATCGGCTGGAAGACGGTCGACAAGCCGGTTCACTGGTACGACTACCACGCTACGGTGCTGCATCTGCTGGGAATCGATCATGAACGGCTGACGTTCTACCACAACGGCATCCAGCGCCGCCTGACAAACGTCCACGGCGATGTGATCAGTGGCGCGCTGGCGTGACAATCGTCGTTGCGCGCCCCCGCCACTTTCGCTGAAGCCCGTGATGCGCGAAGCTGCCCCGCGGGTGCGGAATCGCTATCATGGCCGCCATCATCCGTTTCCCCCGGCACTCCAAAGGGCACGAAAAACAAATGAGCGCGGAACTGCGAGCAAAGAACCTGGGCATCGAATTCCCGGAACAGAAGCCCGGATACCTGAACCTGTGCATTCGAACCGGCAACCTGCTGATTACGTCCGGTCACACCAGCACACTGAAGGGTGTTTTGGGAAAAGGGCTGACGGTGGAGCAGGGCTACGAAGCCGCCAAAGACTGCGCGGTGAAGATTCTGCAGTCAGTGCATCACCAACACGGAACGCTGGACGGTCTGCGAGTTCTGAAGTTGCTGGGCTGCGTGTACTCGGCCCCAGACTTCACGGACCAGCATCTGGTGATCAACGGAGCGTCCGACCTGCTGCACGAAATCTTCGGCAGGGAAACCGACGGCTACCACGCCCGCAGCGCTCTGGGCTTTGCCGCATTGCCGACCGGAGCAGCGGTCGAAATCGAAGCGATCTTTGAAGTCAAGGATGCTTGATGCGTCGCCGTGCGTGACGTTCATGCAAACGCACGGGGGAGGGGGAAGCCAGCGTGATCGCGACTGACCAGACCGGCGAATGTCATGGCGCATTCCAGGATCAAGACGGGACTCTTGCTGTTCGGCGTGATCTGCCTTGTGGGCGGCGTCTGCTCGGCATGGACGTTTGCCCTGCAGCCGCGTTGCATCGGGATAGACTTCGTGCAGTTTCGGATCGTCGGTCAGCATCTGCAACGCGGCGGCAGTGCTCGCGTCTATGACGATGATGTCCGGGCTGAACTGCTGCAATCCGTCTTTCAGCAGGTGTCCGTTGACGAACCGCGCAGCCGTCATTTCTACGCCGTGCGGTTTCGGCACGACCGTTCACTGGAAACCTACTCCACGCCGCTGCTGTACTCGACGTTCGCCCTGCTGCCATCAGACGATTACGAAAACTCCATTCGTCGATTCTGGATGCTGGCAATCGCCGCTACCGTGATCGGCATGCTGGGCTGCTGGGCGGCGCTGCGAATGCAGGTGCCTGGACTGTTTCTTACCGCCGCGGTTCTCACGTGGTTCAACCCGCTGCTGATTGATCTGAACGTTGCCAACGTCAATCAGGTGCAGCTTGGAATGCTGGGAATTCTGCTGCTGCTGTTGCTGAGGCGGACACCGCCGACAGATTTTGTCGCGGCGTTCTGGCTGGGATTGTGTCTGGCGTTTAAGCCCAGTCTGGTTTTCTGTGCGGCGATGACTCCGGCTCTGTCAATGATTCGCCGAGACTGGTCGCGCGTCGCCCGCTGGCTGACCGGATTCGCGGCCAGCGCTGTTGTCGGAGTCGCGTTTTCGTCCGTGTGGTTTCCGTTGACCGCGTGGGTCGACTGGATGCGCGCCGTCGGCAGCATGCCTGACGAGATCATCACCGTAACGATGGGGAATTACTCCGCAACCCGAATGCTGCAGGACTGGACCGCGTCGGCTCTGCCATTCTCTTTATCGGCAGCCGTGCTGCTGACGGTGGTCACCATCGGCACGGCATGGTTCACCGAATGCCGCCCGACTTTGCCGGGATCAATCGGGTTCGCATCGACCCGGCAACGACGCATGACCGTCCAGGACGATGCTCTGGCCGTGGCGCTGGGCTGCCAGATCTTTCTGCTGTCGTCAAAGCTGGTCTGGTATCACTATTTGGTGTTGTCGCTTCCGGCTGTGCTGGTCGGCCTGAAATTCGCGATCGATCAGCGTCGGCTGATGGAGCGTCTGGTGCTGATCGGCGTTGTTCTGTGGTCGACGCTGCTGATCGGTTTCGCTCCCATCGATACGTGGCTGGCTTCCAGCGCCGAAGAACACCGGCTGCGCTGCGTGATGGCCAACGTCCTGCTGTTCGCGCTGCTGCTGATGCGGTTTACCGCGCGTTCCGATGTCGTTTCCGGCGGACAAACCATGTCATCAGCCACGCCAGCATCACCACATCAAAGCACAGCATCGAAAACTCCAGGCCGCTGACTTCACCCAGAACCGGAAACCACCATGTCGTCGGTTCATCACGGACATGGGCGGGTTTCGGAAACCGCTGAGCCGTGCAGCACGTCGACCAGGCGTACCAGCCGGCGACCAGTCCAACTGCTCCGCCGATCAACACGGTCTTTGCGGAGACCGGCCTGTCGAACGCCCAGCGCCGTTTCGGCGAAGTCGGCGTCAAAGAATCGGTGGACGCTGGTGCCTCGCCGTGAGCCGACTGACGGATCGTTGACTGTTGCGAACGCAGCGAGTCACCAGGCGTCACGTTCGCCGTTTCAGGCAGCGGGCATTAACGGAAGCCGTGCGGCTGGTTGCCTGCAGCAGTCGTCGAACGGCACGGTCCAGTCCGGGCACGTCTTCGATTTTCCGCCACTCGTCTTCGGAGTCCGGACGCACCAGTTCCGATTCCGAAAGCCTTCCGCAGGCAACCGCGTCCGCCAGTTGCTCGAAAGTCACCGGCTGAGATTCCGGATCCGATTTCACCCGCCATTGACTGCTCACGACACCTCCTCACGCATGCAGCGACATCATTTAACCGGCTGACCGTCACTCCCGAGAATGCCGGAACCCCGGCCGTCGCGCACGGAACCAACGAAGCACAAACCCAGTTCTCAGTACCCAATTCTTATGATCCAAACACCGGCTTATCCGCGAAATGAGGGTGATTGTCCAAATGAGTCTCAGGCCCGGCGGGCCGGCATAGCATCAGCCGGTGGCGTGAGCCACCGGTCAGGCGGTGAATTCATGGCCGGAGCCCTGAAGGGGCGACACGGTGTCGTGCAAAGTGCATGTGGCGGCCCTTCGGGCCTGCTGCCCCCAGGAATGCCGTCAACCGGAGCCTGCCGGCTCCGGCTGACGTTGTGCCTGCCCTCCGGGCATCAACATTCAGACAGGTCGCTGCTGCCTCTTCGCTTCCGAGGTTTTTCCCCAACAACAGCACCCTGCACGGCAGCATCGGCGGGGTTCCAGTGACTCGCCTGCCTGCGACACGCCGGCTGCCCGGACGGTACAAATACCAAACCTGACACCCAAGACTTCGAACCTTGCCCTCTTCAATACTCATCCCCGACAACACCCGCGTCCAGTGCCGTTCCCTGCAGTCGCGACCCCTGAGGCGTAAACAAACTGGTAGACTCGCCCGTCGATCCCTTCGCTCAGAAACTGCACGCGCCTCGTCAGCGAACATCACGTTCACCCGCCCGGTTTCCAGCGGCGTTCCGAGTTCTCCATCAACTTCTTGCGGCAGCTGGCGACGTGGTTATTGACCAATTCGCTGGCGGAAACACCACGGGAGGCTGTGGTCGAACGTCTCGGTCGCTAATGGATCGCGATGGACCTGAGCAAAGACTACCTGGAGGCAAGCCAGTTCGGCGTATGTCTGTCGCACGATTGCCAAGTCCTTCGAAGCTCTCACCGAAGCTCGCCATTTCGAAGAATCGTCGGGATGACGCACACAGGTTTGAACAGATGGAGACGCTGGCGACGACGTGAGTTCGCGCCTACCCCGCAGACCGACCGCCGCAACTGAGGTTTCGCTCGGCTTTGAACGAACCCGGTGACGAGCGGGCGAACTGATGGAGCCCGCTGACCGTTCAAAGCACGCGAATCAACCCGCCGCGTAACACTGATCAATGTCCCCGAATGGCCCCGCAAAGGCGTCGCAAGTGATGCTCGCCACAGCGATCGGTATCACTTGATACTTGTCCCCACCCGATTTCGGCTCCATCAGGGTCATCAGTATCACGGCAACTCAGGAAGCAACGATCCAACGAGATCGTGTTTCGAGCGTTCGTTCCTCCAAGTCGCTGCCGCCGACTACTCATTCCATGCGAAGAATGAGATACTGCAACAATCATCAAAATCGAGGGTGCACCCATGTGCGCGACAAGTTGTTCAGAAGGCTGCGACACCGGAAGTGGACAAGCAAAAATACAATGACGAATCAGATCGTTGGTGGATCGTAGCCGCTTGTGTTACGGCGGCCATCTGCGGACTTGCCGCGCCATGTGGTACTTCCCCACGTCGAAATGGGCGTGGATACTTGTCGCGACTATTCTGCTCTTTGCCGCCGTCTTCTACTTCAACCCAAGATACAAATACTGGCATCGAGCAAGTTGGTGCTTTGGAATCGCCGGAGTACTCGGATTGCTGCCAACCTTCACGCTGAAGGCAAACGTAGAAGGCGTTGCCGCGATTGAATTCCTGTCAGAGTCGTCACCGATCACGGTCCTGGATTTCTCGGAGCAGGATTGGTGCTTGCTTGGTTCGACTCGCGTCAGCACCGCCCACACAAAGCAAAGTTCGCCGTAGAGTCCAACAATGTCAATTTGAGCCCAGTCATAGTTCGAATTCAATTGCCGGCCTCGAGGCGGGAAGAGACATAGTTGTTCATCAGGGGGTTTCGAGGAAGTTCTCCTCGCCGCGCTTGATGTTCAGCGAATCGCCCCACTGCTTCCGTCCGAGGGCACTATAGAATCAACAGCAGTGGACGAAGAAATTGTCTGGCAGTTGGTAGATGACATCAAGTCCGGCACGACGTCGCCTGAAAGGAGGAAGCAACGCGGCTCATCACTCAATTGAGCCGTAGTTTCGATCGCGTGGTGGCAGATGGTCGAGCGTGTTGCGGACCGAATCCCTTCTTCTAATGGCAGAGGAGGAAAGAGCGAAGCTTGCCCAATCTCGTGCAAATGGCGAGGAAGTCGATCTCAACAGATTGCAAGATTTGCTAAGGGAGCTGAGGAATGTCTGAGCCAGCCCGTGGAAGTGACCATGATGCGAGAATCGCCGCTCTCCGGGGATTTCAACGGTCCATCACATCGGGTGTTGATGCCGGCTTGGCGCAACTCGGCCCGTTGAATGATCCGGTGAGAGTCTTTGCCGCCTTGCAGCTTCTAATCCAGAATGATCGCTTCCAGGATGCCGTGGATCTTGTCGCTACTCGCCGACTCGATTGCAAGTGGGTTGAACAGGCAGTCTATGCCTATGTTGCGTTGAAAGACTTGGCTTCGCCAGAAGGCTACTCACGTTCGCCTTTGAGGAATGTGATGAAAAGTGGGTGTCAGATCGTTGTCGGCTGTTCGTCGCAGAAGCGGCGTTCACTGAGATTCTAAATGAGACATCAACAGACATCACAGTCGGCGAAGGCGGTATCTCCGACGACGACCGTGCCATTCTCGATCTTGTGATCGAAGTCGTCGAGCCGTTGATCGCAACTGTTCGAGCAACAGGGGCACATTGAAGGCACTTTGCAGAAGACTGCTGTCGAATTTGCAGCAAACGCATATGCCACGCTGGGCCAGATGTCCAAGATCCGAGACTTGGCGACCCCGATGGCGAACTGCCACCCCTTACCACTGCTGCTTGCCCAGTTGACTCTTCGCGGGATTTGTGAGCCGCGAGATGGCTTATCGGGACGGATTCGAGCCGAGCATTCAGAGAACTTTCCCTGCTCGACTTCTAGCAGCGCTGCTTGATCGTGAGATCTACGACCGAGGTCCATATGCGTTACATCAGTTGCTGTCGCTTAAGGAGCTTGCGATCAGCGTAGGAACTGACTCGATCGAGCAGTTGTGTCAGGTACTCTTTGAGACCGCCAGTTCGTTGGATCTGCCATCGATGGCAAAGGCACGAAGCGCAGTCGACGACCTGCTTGGAACAGAGAACCCGTTTCGCCAATACTTTGACGCTGTGGCGTATCTGATGCAGCAGCAACCGCAATCCGCACTTGCGACCCTCGACGCTCAGAAGCGACATGATGTGGAGTCTGGTGGCAGATCGCGCAAAGGCCTTATGAACTGAATGGTGATCCGGAGGAAGCGACAAAATGTTGGGATCAGGCGTGCCAACTGATGCCGCACCCGGATTTGCTTGACCGATTTGCAGGATTCAGTGTTCAACAGCACCGATTTGAAGATGCCGTCCGTGCTCTAAAGGCTGCAATCCCGCGATCACCTGGGAATACCAGGCTCATGGAGCGATTGGCCTATGCTCACTCTCGACTTCGCGAGTTCTCCGAAGCAGCTGTCATTTTCAGATCGCTAATCCAGATTGAGCCCACTGCTCATTCACATCGCATCAATCTTGCGGTGTGCGAGCAGGATTGGCAACCCCAACTGGCGGCTGGATGCATTGACTCCCATCATCAACCGCGCTAATCCGGATCTCAGACTGATCGCATTCCGCACCGAGTTGCTCAACAGTCTCAATCGTGCATGATGCATTCGCGGACCTAGAACAGCTGGCAGAGGAACACTGGCGCAATCCTCACTTCTTGGTCCTTTACCTCGATACTGCCTACCGTTCCGGTAACGACAAGTCTGCGAACGCAGCCTTCCGACAGCTGCTGAAATGCAACATGGCGGTGAACTTTCTGAACCAGTGTTTCAACCGGCGTCGCTCGATGACATCAAGAAACAGGGCCTTGAGTACTTTCGTCAACGGGACGACTTGCATCTTCAACTCGTCAAAGGCCAGTTGCCGTGGCTTGCCGCAGAGGCGATGCTTCGAGTGCCCGAACAGGCCTGGCATCGGCGTACTCAGTCACTTCGGTGGCTGGCCGAAGCAGCAACTGCGCGAGGCGAGTGGAACACCTATTCCACAAATGGTTTCTCTGCCCAACAGAACTCTGATGGAAAGCCAACTGTAGAACGAATTGGACAGCCTGAGTCAGCGCTCCTGTCGTAGCCGATATGTCCTCGATTATCACGTTGCATCGGCTCGGACGTTTGGCGGTCGCTGCTGAGTACCTTGGCAAAGTCATACTGCCGGCTTCGCTTGGTGAGCTTGCAGTCCGTGATGCCCGCCGTCTGCTACCTCATCATAGCCATCTCGTGAGCGCGAATTGCGATTGATACGAGACATGGTTGACCGTCATCTTATCGAAGTGCTTGATCCGGACGCCGTCAATGGGGAGCTGCAAATCGTTGATGAGTACGGTGATGAGGAACAAAAGGACCGCTTTGTGCTACGCGATGTTTACGAACAGCTTCGATCAGCACAACTGTTGTCCACGCGAGCTCGACGAATTGTCTCCTCTGCCATCGACCGCCTCTCGAAGGCCGAACTCTCCCTCACAATTCCCGTGTTGTTTTTGAGATGAATGTGCTACGAACGCTTGCCGAATTCAATTGGCTCGAGCCGTCGTTTCACGTGCACACTGGTGCGTTCTACGCGATGACTATGAAGATGAGATCCATGATCTGGTGCTACGAGTTTCAACGCGACATCTACCAACAGCATCAGGAGCTGTGGGAGAGATTCGAACACTCTTAGATACAGGTTTAATGGAGTATCAGTAGCTCTCCTTCGGTGCCGTAACTGTTGCAGACGACGAAGAAGACGAAGATGTGAGCCTGCCCTTTTGACGCAGTCCTCGGCGAACGACCTCGGTCATCGACTGTTGGCGGACGACAGATTCTGTCGCCGTGGTACTGATCAGTCGCCCGCAATCTCCGATGCGGCGTTTGGCACGATCGCCTGCTTGTTGCAATCGAGGCAAGTGGAGACTGCAGACGACGACGTCCTCCGCGATTTGCTCCAGCTAATGCGTTGGCGATATCGATTTCTCCTGCCGGAACCGCATCATTTGAAATGTGCTGCCGACCGTTCGAATGAAAACCTTCCGGGCCCTGAGTTGCGGGAGATTGCCGCTTACGTTCAAGACTCGATGCGAGATCCCGGCTTGTTTTGTGGGCCAGAGAACGCTGACCCCCAACACCAATGGCATTCAACTACTTTATGGCTTGGAAGCTGCACTTGCGTCGAGTTTCTCGCGATCATGTGGGAAGACCTGACTTACGAAGATAAACGGCTCTCCAGTTTTAACGGTGCGGTGCATTCAGTGCCTGTTTCCGGCAGTTCCTCGAGGCATGCTGTACACACCTGTCGGAAGGCGAATGGCGGACTTTATCCCGAAGGCCTTTTTGATCGCCGCGATGGTGAGGTTTGCGACAGTGCAACCACTCAAGCGTGCAAACGACGCATTGCGAATCATGGCTGCCGCGTGGGGCTGGGTCCCTGACGAATTCTATGAAGCAGCAGCGGAGGCCGCAGATGACAGACTGGACTGAGGATGAGATTCATGGCGTTTCGTCGCCGCATACAGTCGCAGCGGCTTTGCCACAACGTGGGCAAGTCTGTGGCTGCAAAAGTGGTGATGCGATTCCGGAAGGCAGGAACTTGGGACGGCGGAATCGCTCCGGAAAGTCCTCCAGAACTGGGAGAAATTCGTCCGACGAGATCATCCATCCCGACTGCAGTTGCCCGCCGGCCCTTGGTTGTTGTTCTGGAGGACGAGGCACGTGGCATCATTGATGTCGATGAACATTTCTTGTCGCAAGATTCGGAAATTCGACTGGCTGCGTTGAAGCACTTTCTCGTGCTGAATCGGAAAAGGAGTGCTGGGTATCTCCTTTGTGCTCAGCCTTCTCAAACAGAATTCGGTTGCACTTCAGTCCAGTGATGAACAGACCCTGGATTCAGGCAGGCCTGACTCTCGCCGATGCAACTTCTCGTGATTTCCGCATCAACCGTGCCGGGTTGATTCAATCAGCCGAGTTGGAATTCGATGAATACTACGCGAAGTACATGGACAGAGTAGTCTGGCCGCGAGCCGCATTGCTTCTTTAACGACCGACCACCGGTGTGGAATCCGATGGAAGAGTCAGAAACACTCCTTGGCAGGTGTGATAAGTGCTGCATCTCACGACTAGAAGACTCGGCTCGAGCAGTACTTTTCCTTTGCGGATACCTTCCGCTGTCAGGTTCAGCTTCATTGGGAGCACTGGTCGCAGCATGGTCCAAACTGCATCCCAGCCAGAATGTGTGGCAATCTGTCTGGGGCTGGGTAGAGGGCTGCTCAAGCGTTCGAAGGCAGTACCATGCGGCCCATGCTTTCTTGGAACATCCTGAGTGATTCCGCCTGATGAAGTCAGCCGTCTCATAGACGTAGTACGTGAGATAGTCAGCAGTTCTGGTCTGATTCAGGATCGGAAGCGGCCTCACTTTGGAGCTCAGGGCACGACTTCTGCAGCACTTTCATATTCACCTTGAGACATCCATTCCCGCCCTCAATGGCGAAATCGTGGCGACAACCGCGTGTTGGATCGCCGAAATGGTTGCAGTCTTATTCGACGGTGGCTGATCAGGCTGCGTCCAATTGTGAGTGGTTAGAAAAGGAGGTGTTACCACACTCATGGCAGCAATGGACAATGGGCAGAACCCGAGTGTCTCCGAGCGAATTGCGTATTGCCAACCTGTATAATCCTTTCATTTGGGGCGACAGCCTTCTCGCCACTGCGATACGACATTCCCGGATTTTCCAGAATGCAAAGAGCGAGAAGCGTACCAAGACTTCTTGACGACGCGACTCACTTCAGCGATCTGTGTTGGTGGGCTACGCGTTAGGGAAGAGGAACTGCGTCATATGCGTTTGAAGTTCCAATCGTAGAATCTGATTTGGGCATCCCCTGACGGTCCAGTAGACAATGAACACGTCGAAGCAGCGAGACAGGTTCTTTGGCTCGAAGTGCGATCGAAGCAGAT from Planctomycetaceae bacterium includes:
- a CDS encoding GYF domain-containing protein, whose amino-acid sequence is MSSQWRVKSDPESQPVTFEQLADAVACGRLSESELVRPDSEDEWRKIEDVPGLDRAVRRLLQATSRTASVNARCLKRRT
- a CDS encoding RidA family protein, encoding MAAIIRFPRHSKGHEKQMSAELRAKNLGIEFPEQKPGYLNLCIRTGNLLITSGHTSTLKGVLGKGLTVEQGYEAAKDCAVKILQSVHHQHGTLDGLRVLKLLGCVYSAPDFTDQHLVINGASDLLHEIFGRETDGYHARSALGFAALPTGAAVEIEAIFEVKDA
- a CDS encoding glycosyltransferase 87 family protein, with product MAHSRIKTGLLLFGVICLVGGVCSAWTFALQPRCIGIDFVQFRIVGQHLQRGGSARVYDDDVRAELLQSVFQQVSVDEPRSRHFYAVRFRHDRSLETYSTPLLYSTFALLPSDDYENSIRRFWMLAIAATVIGMLGCWAALRMQVPGLFLTAAVLTWFNPLLIDLNVANVNQVQLGMLGILLLLLLRRTPPTDFVAAFWLGLCLAFKPSLVFCAAMTPALSMIRRDWSRVARWLTGFAASAVVGVAFSSVWFPLTAWVDWMRAVGSMPDEIITVTMGNYSATRMLQDWTASALPFSLSAAVLLTVVTIGTAWFTECRPTLPGSIGFASTRQRRMTVQDDALAVALGCQIFLLSSKLVWYHYLVLSLPAVLVGLKFAIDQRRLMERLVLIGVVLWSTLLIGFAPIDTWLASSAEEHRLRCVMANVLLFALLLMRFTARSDVVSGGQTMSSATPASPHQSTASKTPGR